The Thunnus thynnus chromosome 2, fThuThy2.1, whole genome shotgun sequence genome includes a region encoding these proteins:
- the LOC137168010 gene encoding uncharacterized protein, translating into MAAEVDLFSFLKRRNIPDSVINQLKDDKIDINVIGVMTDEELSQYIVRYGDRLALRAFCRQRTVTNEESGGVETVKSSLMQKLRDRLRTSANSDTQGPGIGNKHAAKVTRRVEMGWLHFESGTYHQVRTRKGGGPRNLLVQKSVTMGELVETGKGLFFPNGHSSKGPMEDFKFDICDYSHNSVPHEVMVGQLYEQTKLRMLRIYTTTKAKDIILLSDESSDFEPTHKRPMKVIYLLPHLWYQYIGYCRYLIYIGWLFIAMVLKCCTISRINDFLYGWCGCIPHLSHMLSMMYAVKRYAFDTYLLFSKSSQFNKFHLSFPTCAV; encoded by the exons ATGGCAGCAGAAGTAGATTTATTCTCGTTCCTGAAAAGGCGGAATATACCTGATAGTGTCATCAACCAACTAAAAGATGACAAG ATCGACATCAACGTCATAGGTGTTATGACAGATGAGGAGTTAAGCCAGTATATCGTAAGATATGGGGACCGACTTGCGCTCAGAGCATTTTGTCGTCAAAGAACTGTGACAAACGAAGAGTCGGGAGGAGTAGAGACAGTGAAGTCCTCTCTCATGCAGAAATTAAGAGACAGATTAAGAACTTCTGCTAACAGTGACACACAAGGCCCCGGTATTGGCAATAAACATGCAGCCAAAGTCACCCGGCGGGTTGAAATGGGATGGCTCCACTTTGAGAGCGGAACTTATCACCAGGTCAGAacgagaaaaggaggaggaccACGGAATCTGTTGGTCCAGAAATCAGTGACTATGGGTGAACTGGTGGAGACAGGCAAAGGCTTGTTTTTTCCAAATGGGCATTCATCCAAAGGACCAATGGAAGACTTCaagtttgacatttgtgattacAGTCACAATTCTGTGCCCCATGAAGTCATGGTGGGCCAGCTGTACGAACAGACTAAACTACGAATGCTGCGCATCTACACAACCACCAAGGCTAAAGACATTATACTCCTCTCAGATGAATCATCAGACTTCGAGCCAACACATAAGAGGCCAATGAAGGTAATTTATCTTCTGCCACATTTGTGGTATCAATACATAGGCTACTgtagatatttaatttatattggTTGGTTGTTTATTGCTATGGTTTTAAAATGCTGCACTATAAGTAGAATTAATGACTTCCTTTATGGTTGGTGTGGTTGTATACCACACCTGTCTCATATGCTGAGTATGATGTATGCTGTAAAAAGATATGCATTTGATACATATTTATTGTTCTCAAAGAGTAGCCAATTTAATAAGTTTCACCTTAGCTTTCCTACCTGTGCTGTGTGA